In one Bradyrhizobium cosmicum genomic region, the following are encoded:
- a CDS encoding class I SAM-dependent DNA methyltransferase, protein MPLRLFHSSGDLMADRRFEFARDLQLKGDLPAAADLIEQAIELAPNFTSAWFTLGEIRAQLGERDKAIAAFRKSREADPDDKHGAHLHLIRLGDEQLSEMPKAYVQALFDQYAPRFEHVLVNDLGYRAPSLIFKAVVAARVAAKKPALFKRAIDLGCGTGLAAAAFAKQVDQFTGIDLSPGMIKQARATGLYAELEVADMIEGLRSKDDGCVNLVVAADAFVYLSDLAPVLSEAQRVLASGGVLAFTLETHDGNGIVLGEGLRYAHSAEYARDAIAMAGLKLLTLEPASPRVENNEPVKGLVVVVEKT, encoded by the coding sequence ATGCCCCTGCGCCTGTTCCACTCCTCCGGCGATCTCATGGCCGACCGTCGTTTCGAGTTCGCGCGCGACCTCCAGCTCAAGGGCGATCTGCCCGCCGCCGCCGACCTCATAGAGCAGGCCATCGAGCTCGCGCCGAATTTTACCTCGGCCTGGTTCACGCTCGGCGAAATCCGCGCCCAGCTTGGCGAGCGCGACAAGGCGATCGCGGCATTTCGAAAATCGCGCGAGGCCGATCCCGACGACAAGCATGGCGCCCATTTGCATCTGATACGGCTCGGCGACGAGCAATTGTCCGAGATGCCCAAGGCCTATGTGCAGGCCCTGTTCGATCAATATGCGCCGCGCTTCGAGCATGTCCTGGTCAACGATCTCGGCTACCGCGCGCCGTCGCTGATCTTCAAGGCGGTGGTGGCCGCCCGCGTCGCTGCGAAGAAGCCCGCTTTGTTCAAGCGCGCCATCGATCTCGGCTGCGGCACGGGGCTCGCGGCCGCCGCCTTCGCCAAGCAGGTCGATCAATTCACCGGCATCGATCTGTCGCCCGGCATGATCAAGCAGGCACGTGCCACCGGTCTTTATGCCGAGCTCGAAGTCGCCGACATGATCGAAGGCCTGCGCAGCAAGGACGATGGATGCGTGAACCTCGTCGTCGCCGCGGATGCCTTCGTCTATCTCTCCGATCTCGCGCCGGTGCTGAGTGAAGCACAGCGAGTCCTCGCATCCGGTGGCGTGCTCGCCTTCACGCTGGAGACGCATGATGGCAACGGCATCGTTCTTGGCGAAGGCCTGCGCTATGCCCATTCGGCGGAATATGCACGCGATGCGATTGCGATGGCCGGCCTCAAGCTGTTGACATTGGAGCCGGCCTCGCCGCGCGTCGAGAACAACGAGCCGGTCAAGGGTCTCGTTGTCGTCGTCGAGAAAACTTGA
- a CDS encoding ligase-associated DNA damage response exonuclease has product MRPQDILLPAAAGLCCKPGGFHIDPVRPVERAVITHGHSDHARAGHGAVLATQETLDMMRLRYGENFAGSTQAIGYSEEIRLGDVRVKFHPAGHVLGSAQIAVTCKDTCIVASGDYKDAPDPTCTPFELVPCDVFITEATFGLPVFRHGDASDEVEKLLASVALFPERAHLVGAYSLGKAQRVIKLLRQAGYDAPIYLHGAMEKITHYYESRGIDLGELRPVMGVKKAALAGTITLAPPSATSDVWTRRFPDPVTAFASGWMRVRARARQRGIELPLVISDHADWDGLTATIAATGAGEIWVTHGQEDALVHWCQSQGLRAQPLDLVGYGDEEESETPLADEAEA; this is encoded by the coding sequence ATGCGTCCGCAAGACATCCTGTTGCCAGCTGCTGCCGGCCTGTGCTGCAAGCCCGGCGGCTTCCATATCGACCCTGTCCGCCCGGTCGAACGGGCCGTGATCACCCACGGCCATTCCGACCATGCCCGCGCCGGCCATGGCGCGGTGCTGGCGACGCAGGAAACGCTGGACATGATGCGTCTGCGCTACGGCGAGAACTTTGCCGGATCGACGCAGGCGATCGGTTACAGCGAGGAGATCCGGCTCGGCGATGTCAGGGTGAAATTTCATCCAGCCGGTCATGTGCTGGGCTCGGCGCAGATCGCGGTGACCTGCAAGGACACCTGCATCGTTGCCTCCGGCGACTACAAGGATGCACCCGACCCGACCTGCACGCCGTTCGAGCTGGTGCCCTGCGACGTCTTCATCACCGAGGCCACCTTTGGGCTGCCGGTGTTCCGGCACGGCGATGCCTCCGACGAGGTCGAGAAGCTGCTCGCCTCCGTCGCGCTGTTTCCCGAGCGCGCGCATCTCGTCGGCGCCTATTCGCTCGGCAAGGCGCAGCGTGTGATCAAGCTGCTGCGGCAGGCCGGCTATGACGCGCCAATCTACCTGCATGGCGCGATGGAGAAGATCACGCATTACTACGAGAGCCGGGGGATCGATCTCGGTGAGCTCCGGCCGGTGATGGGCGTGAAGAAGGCGGCGCTTGCCGGCACCATCACGCTGGCGCCGCCGTCGGCGACGTCGGACGTCTGGACGCGCCGCTTTCCCGATCCCGTCACCGCGTTCGCGTCGGGCTGGATGCGCGTGCGCGCCCGCGCCCGGCAGCGCGGCATCGAGCTGCCGCTGGTGATCTCTGATCATGCCGACTGGGACGGCCTCACCGCCACCATCGCCGCGACCGGCGCCGGCGAAATCTGGGTGACGCACGGGCAGGAAGACGCGCTGGTGCATTGGTGTCAGTCGCAGGGCCTGCGGGCGCAGCCGCTCGATCTCGTCGGCTATGGCGACGAAGAGGAAAGCGAGACGCCGCTTGCCGACGAGGCCGAGGCATGA
- a CDS encoding ATP-dependent DNA ligase: MNRFAELLDRLAYEPGRNNKLRLITSYFRETGDPDRGYALAALTGALSFKHAKPALIRDLIASRTDPVLFGLSYDYVGDLSETVALMWPKAALAAHNNPPPPTLTEVVTTLRTLGKTELPKQLERWLDELDETGRWALLKLVTGSLRIGISARLAKTAAAALGGKDPHEVELIWPGLSAPYLDLFAWLEGRGDKPVNLDPAPFRPVMLAHAIEDADFQNLDPADYIAEWKWDGIRVQAVAGRDERGQITARLYSRTGEDITGSFPDLVPSLRLPGAIDGELLILREGRVQSFNVLQQRLNRKLVSPKLIKEFPIHLRAYDLLGDDENDLRELSFAGRRERLETFVAKLGDPRIDLSPTVPFTSWDALTAARADPASAGAGEDADAVEGVMLKRRDAPYLPGRPKGQWWKWKRDPHIIDAVLMYAQRGHGKRSSYYSDYTFGVWTETEVGEELVPVGKAYFGFTDEELLQIDRFVRRNTTEKFGPVRHVVHEGDKGLVLEVAFEGLQRSPRHKSGVAMRFPRISRLRWDKPPREADRLETLEKMLKTDESLPTIKVAASADNH, translated from the coding sequence ATGAACCGCTTCGCCGAACTGCTCGACCGCCTCGCCTACGAGCCCGGCCGCAACAACAAGCTGCGGTTGATCACCAGCTATTTTCGCGAGACCGGCGATCCCGACCGCGGCTACGCGCTGGCGGCGCTCACAGGCGCGCTCAGCTTCAAGCACGCCAAGCCGGCGCTGATCCGCGACCTGATCGCATCGCGCACTGATCCGGTGCTGTTTGGACTGAGCTACGACTACGTCGGCGATCTCTCGGAGACGGTAGCGTTGATGTGGCCGAAGGCGGCGCTGGCTGCGCACAACAATCCACCCCCCCCCACCCTCACCGAGGTCGTCACCACGCTGCGCACGCTCGGCAAGACCGAGCTGCCGAAACAACTGGAGCGCTGGCTCGACGAGCTCGACGAGACCGGCCGCTGGGCATTGCTGAAACTCGTCACCGGGAGCTTGCGCATCGGCATCTCCGCGCGGCTGGCGAAGACTGCAGCCGCAGCGCTCGGCGGCAAGGATCCGCACGAGGTCGAGCTGATCTGGCCGGGCCTCAGCGCCCCCTATCTCGACCTGTTCGCCTGGCTCGAAGGCCGCGGCGACAAGCCGGTCAATCTCGATCCCGCGCCGTTCCGCCCCGTGATGCTGGCGCATGCAATCGAAGATGCAGACTTCCAGAACCTCGATCCCGCCGACTACATCGCCGAATGGAAATGGGACGGCATCCGGGTGCAGGCTGTGGCTGGCCGCGACGAGCGCGGCCAAATCACGGCGCGGCTCTATTCGCGCACCGGCGAGGACATCACGGGAAGCTTTCCGGACCTCGTGCCCTCGCTGCGGCTGCCAGGCGCGATCGACGGCGAGCTGCTGATCCTGCGCGAAGGCCGCGTGCAGAGCTTCAACGTGCTGCAGCAGCGGCTCAACCGCAAGCTCGTCTCGCCGAAGCTGATCAAGGAGTTTCCGATTCACCTGCGCGCCTACGATCTGCTCGGCGACGACGAGAACGATCTGCGCGAGCTGTCTTTCGCGGGGCGGCGCGAACGGCTGGAGACGTTCGTCGCGAAGCTTGGGGATCCCCGCATTGATCTGTCGCCCACCGTCCCCTTCACGAGCTGGGACGCATTGACTGCCGCGCGGGCCGATCCTGCGAGTGCAGGCGCGGGCGAGGATGCCGACGCGGTCGAGGGCGTGATGCTGAAACGGCGTGATGCGCCGTACCTGCCCGGGCGGCCGAAGGGGCAATGGTGGAAGTGGAAGCGCGATCCGCACATCATCGATGCCGTCCTGATGTATGCGCAGCGCGGCCACGGCAAGCGCTCGTCCTATTATTCCGATTACACCTTCGGTGTCTGGACCGAGACGGAGGTCGGCGAGGAGCTGGTGCCGGTTGGCAAGGCCTATTTCGGCTTCACCGACGAGGAGTTGTTGCAGATCGACCGCTTCGTCCGCCGCAACACCACCGAAAAGTTCGGCCCCGTCCGCCATGTCGTGCATGAAGGCGACAAGGGGCTGGTGCTGGAGGTCGCCTTCGAGGGCCTTCAGCGCTCACCGCGGCACAAATCCGGCGTCGCCATGCGCTTTCCCCGCATCAGCCGCCTGCGCTGGGACAAGCCCCCGCGCGAGGCGGACCGGCTGGAAACGCTGGAAAAAATGCTGAAGACGGACGAATCCCTGCCAACAATTAAGGTTGCGGCATCCGCCGACAACCATTGA
- a CDS encoding DUF6460 domain-containing protein gives MVQDVRDLPAGRSDGLNRFLGGSPLAVAFRLVLLSILVGVVLAAIGFDPWNILTSIRLLFQRLWDLGFDTVNWLWRYFLLGAVIVIPVWLLMRVFGAPRGR, from the coding sequence ATGGTCCAAGACGTCAGAGATTTGCCGGCCGGCCGCAGCGATGGGCTGAACCGCTTTCTCGGCGGCTCGCCGCTGGCGGTCGCGTTTCGCCTGGTCCTGCTCTCGATCCTGGTCGGCGTCGTGCTCGCCGCGATCGGCTTCGATCCCTGGAACATCCTCACCAGCATCCGCCTGCTGTTCCAGCGCCTGTGGGATCTCGGCTTCGACACGGTGAACTGGCTGTGGCGCTACTTCCTGCTCGGCGCCGTCATCGTGATCCCGGTCTGGCTGCTGATGCGCGTGTTCGGCGCACCGCGCGGCCGGTAG
- a CDS encoding MATE family efflux transporter, whose amino-acid sequence MHAPAHPRVGSRQVFAIAGPAMVANLTTPLIGVVSTTAIGRLDDAALLGGVAMASVIFDCLFWLFGFLRMSTLAFTAQALGAGETRELTAILMRGFIVAGLIGAALIALQMPLAAALFDLMGGSEGVTRAAKSYFMIRIWSAPLALANYVILGWLIGQARANPALLLQVAINLVNMVATILLVLVYDTGIAGAAVAALLSETVGFMLGMIVCRHFADGGLAIPRATLFDRDKLMRLLSVNSDILIRTAALIAVFLFFTAKGARAGDVTLAANSVLNNFLLVSAFFLDGLANAAQQLCGRTYGARDARGFADSTRLVLLWGLGFALVVAVLFALFGPALIDFMTASEAVRRAAREFLPFVVFAPLPGVFAFGFDGIYIGATWAREMRNLMLAALAIFLVTWWALQSFGNAGLWWALIASYVARGGLQGARYPALYRATFSSPSPRLRGRDEQSSL is encoded by the coding sequence ATGCACGCGCCCGCTCATCCCAGGGTCGGCTCACGCCAGGTCTTCGCCATCGCCGGTCCCGCGATGGTCGCGAACCTGACCACGCCGCTGATCGGCGTGGTCTCGACCACCGCGATCGGAAGGCTGGACGATGCCGCGCTGCTCGGCGGCGTCGCGATGGCGTCGGTGATCTTCGACTGCCTGTTCTGGCTGTTCGGCTTCCTGCGCATGAGCACGCTCGCCTTCACCGCGCAGGCGCTGGGCGCCGGCGAGACCCGCGAGCTGACCGCGATCCTGATGCGCGGCTTTATCGTCGCCGGCCTGATCGGCGCGGCGTTGATCGCGTTGCAAATGCCGCTCGCCGCCGCGCTGTTCGACCTGATGGGCGGCAGCGAAGGCGTCACGCGCGCCGCCAAGTCCTATTTCATGATCCGGATCTGGTCGGCGCCACTCGCCCTCGCCAACTACGTCATACTCGGCTGGCTGATCGGCCAGGCCCGCGCCAATCCGGCGCTGTTGCTCCAGGTCGCCATCAACCTCGTCAACATGGTGGCGACGATTCTGCTGGTGCTGGTCTACGACACCGGCATCGCGGGCGCGGCAGTCGCCGCGCTGCTGTCGGAGACGGTCGGTTTCATGCTCGGTATGATCGTGTGCCGGCACTTTGCGGATGGCGGGCTTGCCATTCCTCGCGCGACACTGTTCGACCGGGACAAGCTGATGCGGCTGCTGTCGGTGAACTCCGACATCTTGATCCGCACCGCGGCGCTGATCGCCGTCTTCCTGTTCTTCACCGCCAAGGGAGCCCGCGCCGGCGACGTCACGCTGGCCGCAAACTCCGTGCTCAACAATTTCCTGCTGGTCAGCGCCTTCTTCCTCGACGGACTTGCGAATGCGGCCCAGCAGCTCTGCGGCCGCACCTATGGCGCGCGCGATGCCAGGGGCTTTGCGGATTCGACCCGGCTGGTGCTGCTATGGGGACTCGGCTTCGCGCTGGTGGTCGCGGTGCTGTTCGCCCTGTTCGGGCCGGCCCTGATCGATTTCATGACGGCGAGCGAAGCCGTCAGGCGAGCTGCGCGCGAGTTCCTGCCGTTCGTCGTGTTCGCGCCCCTACCCGGCGTTTTCGCCTTCGGCTTCGATGGCATCTATATCGGCGCGACCTGGGCGCGCGAGATGCGCAATCTGATGCTGGCCGCGCTTGCAATCTTCCTTGTCACCTGGTGGGCGTTGCAATCGTTCGGCAATGCCGGGCTGTGGTGGGCGTTGATCGCGTCCTACGTCGCGCGCGGCGGCTTGCAGGGCGCGCGGTACCCGGCGCTGTATCGGGCAACGTTCTCTTCTCCTTCGCCCCGCTTGCGAGGGCGAGACGAGCAGAGCTCGCTCTGA